Proteins co-encoded in one Uloborus diversus isolate 005 chromosome 9, Udiv.v.3.1, whole genome shotgun sequence genomic window:
- the LOC129230225 gene encoding E3 ubiquitin-protein ligase makorin-1-like gives MANSSNKSKASDAVKENDTLCGICLENVSEKVTDRKFGIMQNCNHTFCFSCIEAWRNVNQDDLPPELRRPKKSCPTCRRDSDVVAPCLRHITDPLEKEKLIEEYRIMMKCLDCEVYKHYGVCAEGENCLYDHDEASVLPSGARYSSSVRFNRRNRNNLFGSTNTTWLVRYDPFGNRVVIRLDGDF, from the coding sequence ATGGCAAACTCTTCAAATAAAAGTAAAGCAAGCGATGCAGTGAAGGAAAATGATACCTTATGCGGAATATGTCTGGAAAACGTCTCAGAGAAAGTGACGGACAGAAAGTTTGGAATTATGCAGAATTGTAATCACACATTCTGCTTCAGCTGCATCGAAGCATGGCGAAATGTGAACCAAGACGACCTGCCTCCCGAGCTTCGTCGACCCAAGAAGAGCTGCCCGACCTGCCGGAGGGATTCTGATGTCGTCGCTCCGTGCCTTCGACACATCACCGATCCGCTGGAAAAGGAGAAATTAATTGAGGAATACAGAATCATGATGAAATGCCTCGACTGCGAAGTTTACAAGCATTACGGTGTCTGTGCAGAAGGTGAGAACTGTCTCTATGACCATGACGAAGCAAGTGTTCTGCCATCTGGTGCAAGATATTCATCGAGTGTAAGATTTAATCGCAGAAATAGGAATAACTTATTCGGATCCACCAACACAACTTGGTTGGTACGCTACGATCCGTTCGGGAACCGTGTTGTTATACGCTTAGACGGAGATTTTTAA